The Anastrepha ludens isolate Willacy chromosome 2, idAnaLude1.1, whole genome shotgun sequence genome contains a region encoding:
- the LOC128855360 gene encoding allatostatin-A gives MSAKPNIRRILYVPALALATFAAFFTLIACADGKSTGLNIPQQQPNTLLTEIDTEEVRDNDIGGATNYDKRMERYAFGLGRRAYTYTNGGNGMKRLPVYNFGLGKRARPYSFGLGKRGEYDEDQYIDDLYNGNIYDASIIDEKRNRPYSFGLGKRSLQDPPPHRYGFGLGRR, from the exons ATGTCCGCCAAACCCAACATACGTCGCATCCTGTATGTGCCAGCATTAGCCCTAGCCACCTTCGCTGCTTTCTTCACGCTGATCGCATGTGCCGATGGCAAATCGACCGGTCTTAATataccacaacaacaaccgaaCACACTACTCACCGAAATCGATACTGAAGAAGTGCGCGACAATGATATCGGCGGTGCCACGAACTATGACAAGCGTATGGAGCGTTACGCTTTCGGTTTGGGTCGGCGTGCCTACACCTACACCAACGGTGGCAATGGGATGAAACGTTTACCTGTGTATAACTTCGGACTGGGCAAGCGCGCAAGACCCTATTCCTTTGGCTTGGGCAAACGTGGTGAATACGATGAGGATCAGTACATTGATGATCTTTACAATGGCAATATTTACGATGCGTCAATTATTG ATGAAAAACGCAACCGGCCCTACAGTTTTGGTCTGGGTAAACGCTCACTTCAGGACCCACCTCCGCACAGATACGGTTTTGGACTTGGACGTCGTTaa